The Pseudomonas baetica genome includes a region encoding these proteins:
- a CDS encoding exodeoxyribonuclease VII small subunit, which produces MARKKAALDFEQSLADLQTLVERLENGELSLEDSLTAFEQGIGLTRDCQAELAQAEQKVQVLLERDGELAEEPFDAEQPE; this is translated from the coding sequence ATGGCCCGCAAAAAAGCTGCACTGGATTTCGAACAGTCCCTCGCCGACCTGCAAACACTGGTCGAGCGTCTGGAGAACGGTGAATTGTCGCTGGAAGACTCGCTGACCGCTTTCGAGCAGGGCATCGGGCTGACCCGTGATTGCCAGGCAGAGCTGGCCCAGGCCGAGCAGAAGGTGCAAGTGCTGCTGGAGCGCGATGGCGAACTCGCCGAGGAACCCTTCGACGCGGAACAGCCAGAATGA